A window of Belonocnema kinseyi isolate 2016_QV_RU_SX_M_011 chromosome 10, B_treatae_v1, whole genome shotgun sequence genomic DNA:
ctttcccggtaacaagcgttgaatccagaaaaattaagaattagtaTTCcaatgaatacgcgatttttcctccgttcAAAAATCCCCTAACGGGAACAGAagaagtgcaaatcctattcctctcaatcgacttagtcaaatttaacgaaagcatttatttaacctatttttcattattaaatctttttataacttataaattcgaaaaatattcaaatgtttatttatttatattttaataatttatttaagcgtcttaaaaatgcaacaaagaaatttatgcaaatgtgtgaatttaaataatttttaactctagAGGGGCAGAGTTGagttggtgagaattaaaatttgagaatttacattccgcatgaaggaattaaaacaacttattacatatattttgtgaacttattagaaggcatcaaataaaatcaaaatatgaccacttctgaggaataaaaaatatctctgtgaggtgcgttaccggtacaattagaggGAATTACATATATTGacaacacgttctctttgggagaatcgAAAACTGTGTGGTGGTCGCTATAGAAATAGAAgtaaataagtttaggaggtatcttattcttattgtggcattttagacagatggaaaaatcgcgcattcaaaataatagaataatcttcacttttccgctgaaatctgaaaatattaatttttctctattctacgcttattgccGGGCccgtcatttaccgacgcgcaacttgcgccttaAAACTAACTTTTAGTGTCATCCGCTAAGaaggcgcagttatcagcgcatatGTGGGGACCTAACCTAACTTGTATCAGTCgaactttccattttttcttttcttttcgcaAATGTCTTGCCTTATGCAACGCTCGAACGAAAATCCGAATTGCTTATCGTAGCAGTGACAATTatgtttcgaaattttacaatttgataaGCCCTAAAAAATGCATTACGCACGCGGTTAGCTAATTGCAGCGGTGTAACCTAACCTGTCAAACGTACCAACGTTTGCTAGCcgcacattcttttttttttcttttgacctGTATTATTTGCGTATCGTTTGCTACCTGTCAAGCGCTTATTATGTAAAACTACGCTAGAGGTAAACACGATTTAGAGTAAAGACAACATATTTTAGGGTAACAACTTGAAAAGTCAGTGTATGTACGTTCGCGTCCGGATTTTCCGCAGTATAATATTTTCGACATCCCCAATACTGATTTTTGCAGTCGCATTTGTAaggatttattttcttttttccattttactGGAATTTAAGCAACATGGTCACTGAGGATGATCAACAAAATCTGGGACAATAACTTCGCGAGATCTTCCAGCAGATACGCGTCGATTCCTATCGAGTTCCGAAAGTCCCATCGTTCATCCGTCAAGATCCGGCGTCATGGTTCATCCAAGTCGAAACGTCTTTCAGACGCGCGCAGTTTACAGTCGAATCCACGATGGCCGACTGGTTGCTCACCCAGCTCAAGAGCGACATTATCCTGCACATTAGGGACATCATCACAGCGATCAAAAATCGAAGTGTGCAGGGATTCGCGGAGTCCGCTGAAACTCGTCTCCGCTGACTTCTGAAAGGGGAAGTGTCTTTTTATGGAAAGCCTTCTGTCCTTTTGAATCGACTGCCTGCTTACAACGACGGTGGCTGCACAGATGAGGTCATGAAAGCTATTTTCATGGATCATCTTCCCAAACACGTTACAGCTATTCTCGCAGGTAATGAAACAGCCGACTTGCAAACATTGGCTAATTTGGCAAACGAGATCGTTGCCGTCGTGCTAACGCGGCCTATTTCCCAACTCAACTCTGCCGCAATCTCTAAAGAGACTCCGTCGGAAACTCTCGAGTCCAAACTTGACTGGATTGTCACAAGAATATCGCAATTGGAAGGCCAAATCTCAAAACCGCAATCTAACCGTTCACGAAACCCATTGCGCTCGATTTCGCAGAACCGGAAGAACTGCGTCCGATCGCAGAGCAAAGACGGAAAAAAGCTTTGCTTTTATCATAAAAGATTTGACGATGAGGCCAGATGCTGCAAAAATCCGTGTTCTTGGGTTCAGAAACCGAATTCGGAAAACTAGAGAAGTCTCCCCGCCTGGAGACCGTCGGGTTAGGCAGAACCACGTCCAAACGTCTCCACATTCGCGACCGTGACTCCGGACTCGTCTTTCTGATCGATACCAGTTCCGATCTTTCTTTCTTACCGGTCGATAAAAGAATCAAAAAACGACCCAGTGAGGGTATTCTAATCGCAGCAAATGATACGCATATTTCAACGTACGGCGAAAAACGAATCTCGCCCAACATTGGTCTCCGTCGCGATTTTCCATGGCACTTCTGTGTAGCCGACGTCCCTAATCCAATCATTGGAGCAGACTTTCTGGCACACTACCGCCTTTTTCCATTTCTTCACGACTCTCGCATAGTGGACACTACCACGGCTCTTAGCACTGCTGGTTTCCTGAAAAACGCGAGCATTTTTGGGGTGAGCGCATTGGATCGTTCCCAACCCTATGCGAAAATTTTAGCGGAATTCCCGGAAACAACCAGAGTCTCGCAGACCCCAGGGACAGTAGCACGCGATATTGAACACCATTTCCATACCACAGGTCCTACGATAGCGGAGCGAGCCAGACGTTTACCTCCGGAGAAGTTGGCaattgcaaagaaaaaatttgcgCAGATGGTTAATGATGGCATTTTTCGCCCTTCCAGTAGTCCATCGGCTTGACGTCGTAACAATCCCGGATAAATATCCGGTCCCGCACGTCCATGACTTTTCGGCACAGTTGCACGGAAAATCGGTGTTTACTAAGCTCGACCTCGCGATGGCGTACCACCAGATACCGATTGCTCCAGAGGACATCCCTAAGACGGCCGTCATTACAATGTTCGGCTTATTTGAGTTCCCCGTAACGACCTTCGGCCTAAGAAACGCAGGCTAATCGTGTCAACGGTATATCTTCCAAACTTTGGGGGATCTCAATTTCGTGTATGCTTATATCGACGATATCCTGATTGCATCCTCAAGTCCTGAGGAACATGCGAATCACCTTAAAATCGTCTTTCAGCGACTCAAGGACGCCCCTCTTCATCTCAATGTCAGCAAGGGCCAATTCGGACAGGCAGAGCTAGAGTTCGTAGATCACCTGATCAGTCAAGAAGGTTTTAAACCGACTCCTGAGAAGGTGCATGGTATTGCACATTTCCCGAAACCCGGCACGGTTATGGAACGCCGCAGATTCCACGGGTTAAAAAACTTCTATCGACGAAGCCTGCAGCACGCTGCTGACGTTCAGGCACCTTTACATCGGTACCTCGGCGAATCGCGTAAAAATGACAGGAGAGAGATCACGCAGGAGGCCGAAGAAGCGTTTAACAAGATTAAGCAAGATCTTGCCAACGCAACTCTGTTGTCACATCCCGTCCTTGATGACCGCAGTTTTCGAGTCTATAAAGTACTTTAGACACTTTCTTGAAGGTCAGAATTTCAAGGTCGTCACAGACCACAAACCTCTGACATACGCTTTTGTGCAACCCTCAAAAAAAGCTTCTCCCCGCCAACAAAGACAACTATCATTTATATCGCAGTTTACTACTCAAATCGAGCACCTTCCTGGCACTGACAACGTTGTGGCAGACTCCCTTTCTTGTGTGGAGGCAATTCACCTACCCACTGAATGGAGTCGAAGCGAACTCGCAGAAGCTCAAAAGAATGACCAAGGACTGAAGAGCCTTGTCGATTCTCCAGACTGCTCATTAAATTTCCGGGAAATCAACTGGGACTCTGGTCGCATTTCTCTGTACTGTGACTTGACTGGTGAAACACTTTATCCTTATAATCCTGCTCACCCAGGTGTCGAAGTTACAGCTCGAGTCATTCGTAAGCATTATGTTTGGCCTAGAATACATCGTGATATCACCAAATGGCGTATGACATGTCCTGATTGCCGACTATCAAAAATATAAGACCATAACCACCCAGCTCCTGCTCAATTCGTAGCTCCCGACGGAAGATTCCAGCACGTCCACATGGACATCGTTGGTCCACTTCCTGACAGTTTCGGATTCAGGTATTGCTTGACTATGATAGACCGCTTTTTGAGATGGCCCGGGGCAGTACCTCTTAAAGACATCGAAGCCCTGACTGTGTGCCGAGCTTTCGCAGACCACTGGGTCTCGCGCTACGGACCTCCTGAAACATTAACAAGTGACCAAGGTAGCCAGTTCGAGTCACAGCTATTTTAGGAGTTACTTCAGCTCACTGGTTGTCAAAGAATCCGATTTTTTTTGCAacgataaaaagtaaaaaaaaatatataagacatataacgcctgttgacctCT
This region includes:
- the LOC117181277 gene encoding uncharacterized protein LOC117181277, producing the protein MLQKSVFLGSETEFGKLEKSPRLETVGLGRTTSKRLHIRDRDSGLVFLIDTSSDLSFLPVDKRIKKRPSEGILIAANDTHISTYGEKRISPNIGLRRDFPWHFCVADVPNPIIGADFLAHYRLFPFLHDSRIVDTTTALSTAGFLKNASIFGVSALDRSQPYAKILAEFPETTRVSQTPGTVARDIEHHFHTTGPTIAERARRLPPEKLAIAKKKFAQMVNDGIFRPSSSPSA